One part of the Haliaeetus albicilla chromosome 9, bHalAlb1.1, whole genome shotgun sequence genome encodes these proteins:
- the SRPRB gene encoding signal recognition particle receptor subunit beta, giving the protein MAGRLEPHLEALGRELRPSDPAVLSVLLALLAVAITLLIWRFVQGRRSSRKAVLLLGLCDAGKTLLFARLLTGKYRDTQTSITDSSAVYRVSNDKSANVTLIDLPGHESLRLQFLERFKAAARGIVFVVDSVAFQREVKDVAEFLYQVLVDSTVLKNAPALLIACNKQDVTMAKSAKLIQQQLEKELNTLRVTRSAAPTSLDGSATGGPTQLGKKGKDFDFSQLPMKVEFVECSARGSKGEEGDADFEGLEKWLAKIA; this is encoded by the exons ATGGCGGGGAGGCTGGAGCCGCACCTGGAGGCGCTGGGGCGGGAGCTGCGGCCGTCCGACCCCGCCGTGCTCTCCGTCCTCCTGGCACTGCTCGCCGTCGCCATCACGCTGC TGATCTGGAGGTTcgtgcagggcaggaggagcagccgGAAGgcggtgctgctgctgggcctCTGCGACGCGGGGAAGACGCTGCTTTTTGCTCGG ctgttgACAGGCAAATACCGTGATACACAGACTTCGATAACCGACAGCTCTGCAGTTTACAGAGTCAGCAATGACAAG AGCGCTAACGTGACCTTAATCGACCTTCCAGGCCATGAGAGTTTGCGGCTTCAGTTCTTGGAGAGGTTCAAGGCTGCAGCCAG AGGCATTGTGTTTGTGGTGGACAGTGTGGCTTTCCAGCGGGAGGTGAAGGATGTGGCGGAGTTCCTGTACCAGGTCCTGGTCGATAGCACTGTGCTCAAAAATGCACCCGCGCTGCTGATCGCTTGCAATAAGCAAG ATGTCACAATGGCAAAATCAGCAAAACTTattcaacagcagctggagaaagagcT CAATACCTTACGAGTGACCCGCTCTGCAGCCCCCACCAGTCTGGATGGCTCAGCTACTGGGGGACCTACCCAACTGGGGAAGAAGGGCAAGGACTTCGACTTCTCCCAGCTACCCATGAAGGTGGAATTTGTGGAGTGCAGTGCTCGGGGCAgcaagggagaggagggagatgcTGACTTCGAGGGCCTTGAGAAATGGCTGGCCAAGATTGCCTGA